From Halorubrum salinarum, the proteins below share one genomic window:
- a CDS encoding PHP domain-containing protein — MYDYHAHTNYSDGAFLRWMVEAAADAGLDGIGFADHCNVSPDSTARRHKRAFGFNLDLTYERRREAIEAVRDEVAIDVFDAAEMDYDPAHEGAIAEFLDDAGFDYAVGSVHDLDGANVHTRSHFADKPESERRDLVDRYFEKLVALIDSELFAIAAHPDLIERNPHLRGLATEDHYAAVADAFRGSRTVPEINAGRLLDDYGEFHPAPAFLDRLVDAGVDVTVGTDSHAPDEIAPRVREVEAELDRRGLDSVQLDEIATKRA; from the coding sequence GTGTACGACTACCACGCCCACACGAACTACTCGGACGGGGCGTTCCTGCGCTGGATGGTCGAGGCGGCCGCGGACGCCGGGCTCGACGGGATCGGGTTCGCCGATCACTGTAACGTCTCGCCGGACTCGACCGCGCGGCGCCACAAGCGCGCGTTCGGGTTCAACCTCGACCTGACCTACGAGCGGCGCCGCGAGGCGATCGAGGCGGTCCGCGACGAGGTCGCCATCGACGTGTTCGACGCCGCCGAGATGGACTACGACCCCGCCCACGAGGGGGCTATCGCCGAGTTCCTCGACGACGCCGGCTTCGACTACGCGGTCGGGAGCGTCCACGACCTCGACGGCGCGAACGTCCACACGCGGTCCCACTTCGCGGACAAGCCGGAGTCGGAGCGGCGCGACCTGGTCGACCGCTACTTCGAGAAGCTGGTCGCCCTGATCGACTCGGAGCTGTTCGCGATCGCGGCGCACCCGGACCTGATCGAGCGCAACCCGCACCTCCGCGGGCTCGCGACCGAGGACCACTACGCCGCCGTCGCGGACGCCTTCCGGGGCTCGCGGACCGTCCCCGAGATCAACGCCGGCCGGCTGCTCGACGACTACGGGGAGTTCCATCCGGCGCCGGCGTTCCTCGACCGCCTCGTCGACGCCGGCGTCGACGTGACCGTCGGCACCGACAGCCACGCGCCGGACGAGATCGCGCCGCGCGTGCGAGAGGTCGAGGCGGAGCTCGACCGGCGCGGGCTTGATTCGGTCCAGCTCGACGAAATCGCGACGAAAAGGGCCTGA
- a CDS encoding peroxidase family protein has protein sequence MVGERRGGDGDRIGYWTTDDDGGFVLEPDGGVDVDEVSFTVRNPAGGGSEEPVRRRGRPDGDEGALRLTVNAHRIAIHGGTEHRGMNEAACTDAGPIRSHRFHTQFPELDPYERDDDLLRTLGGTGGEADAPMMESPNDPVGDAETPAGYGIFGQFVDHDITFDPTSDIDRRNDPAALRNFRTPALDLDSMYRTNAEAAPFLYDHETDERKLLTGEAGAPDAADGGGLSGLPGTDLQRNEQGVALIGDPRNDENVVVSQLQLAFVNFHNRVVDHLRGPGADLVEDGESVLEAAQRLVRWHYQWVVRHDFLPRICDRYVLDDIEDRGRQFFLPPGRTPAIPVEFGGAAYRFGHSMIPNAFDVNGEVGEVPLFPTGPGDGRSLRGGRPVPSDLVVDWSRLLDTGDGDYQHARKTEPLLAPTLFDLPISGDSSLAVRNLRRGKALGIPSGQDVAARMGYDPIRNEAFGEDSPMMKTLRAHGRGADPDSPLWYYVLAEAEHQQDGERLGAVGSRIVAETLIGLIEADETAYPNAAPDDWEPSLPQPTPTEGYTLADVTAFAAEAAPDGLVIDAVDAGPGSGVGGGPGDALDESVTLRNLGDEPVDLTGYVIDLGGQRDGLPSATLGPDETLTVHVGAGADTDSDHYLGRGAPALDDEGEVVAVYDADGERTTRRRYVG, from the coding sequence GTGGTCGGCGAACGGCGGGGCGGTGACGGGGACCGGATCGGCTACTGGACCACCGACGACGACGGGGGGTTCGTTCTCGAACCGGACGGGGGCGTCGACGTCGACGAGGTCTCGTTCACCGTCAGGAACCCCGCCGGCGGGGGGAGCGAGGAGCCGGTCCGGCGGCGAGGACGGCCGGATGGGGACGAGGGTGCCCTCCGCCTCACGGTGAACGCGCACCGCATCGCGATCCACGGGGGGACCGAACACCGCGGGATGAACGAGGCGGCGTGTACCGACGCGGGCCCGATCAGGAGCCACCGGTTCCACACGCAGTTCCCCGAGCTCGACCCGTACGAGCGCGACGACGACCTGCTCCGGACGCTCGGCGGGACCGGCGGCGAGGCCGACGCCCCGATGATGGAGTCGCCGAACGACCCGGTCGGCGACGCCGAGACGCCCGCGGGCTACGGCATCTTCGGGCAGTTCGTCGACCACGACATCACGTTCGACCCGACCTCCGACATCGACCGTCGGAACGACCCGGCCGCGCTCCGGAACTTCCGGACGCCGGCGCTCGACCTCGACTCGATGTACCGGACGAACGCGGAGGCGGCGCCGTTCCTCTACGACCACGAGACCGACGAGCGCAAGCTGCTCACCGGCGAGGCGGGCGCGCCGGACGCCGCGGACGGCGGCGGGCTCTCGGGGCTCCCGGGGACCGACCTCCAGCGCAACGAGCAGGGGGTCGCGCTGATCGGCGACCCGCGCAACGACGAGAACGTCGTCGTCTCGCAGCTCCAGCTCGCGTTCGTGAACTTCCACAACCGCGTCGTCGACCACCTCCGGGGGCCGGGCGCCGACCTCGTGGAGGACGGCGAGTCGGTCCTCGAAGCCGCCCAGCGGCTCGTCAGGTGGCACTACCAGTGGGTCGTGCGCCACGACTTCCTCCCGCGGATCTGCGACCGGTACGTCCTCGACGACATCGAGGACCGCGGCCGGCAGTTCTTCCTCCCGCCGGGACGCACGCCGGCCATCCCGGTCGAGTTCGGCGGCGCCGCCTACCGCTTCGGCCACAGCATGATCCCCAACGCGTTCGACGTCAACGGCGAGGTCGGCGAGGTGCCGCTGTTCCCCACCGGCCCGGGCGACGGCCGGAGCCTCCGCGGCGGCCGCCCCGTCCCGAGCGACCTCGTCGTCGACTGGTCGCGGCTGCTGGACACCGGCGACGGCGACTACCAGCACGCGCGCAAGACGGAGCCGCTCCTCGCGCCGACGCTGTTCGACCTGCCCATCTCCGGGGACTCCTCGCTCGCCGTCCGGAACCTGCGGCGCGGGAAGGCGCTCGGCATCCCGTCGGGTCAGGACGTGGCCGCGCGGATGGGGTACGACCCGATCCGCAACGAGGCGTTCGGCGAGGACTCGCCGATGATGAAGACCCTGCGGGCGCACGGCCGCGGCGCGGACCCCGACTCGCCGCTGTGGTACTACGTGCTCGCCGAGGCGGAACACCAGCAGGACGGCGAGCGCCTCGGCGCGGTCGGCAGCCGCATCGTCGCCGAGACGCTGATCGGCCTGATCGAGGCCGACGAGACCGCCTACCCGAACGCCGCGCCGGACGACTGGGAGCCGAGCCTCCCGCAGCCGACGCCGACAGAGGGCTACACGCTCGCCGACGTGACGGCGTTCGCGGCCGAGGCGGCCCCGGACGGGCTCGTGATCGACGCCGTCGACGCCGGCCCGGGCAGCGGGGTCGGCGGCGGCCCCGGGGACGCCCTCGACGAGTCCGTGACGCTCCGGAACCTCGGCGACGAACCGGTCGACCTGACCGGCTACGTCATCGACCTCGGGGGCCAGCGGGACGGCCTCCCGAGCGCGACGCTCGGCCCCGACGAGACGCTGACGGTCCACGTCGGCGCGGGCGCGGACACCGACTCCGACCACTACCTCGGCCGCGGCGCGCCCGCGCTCGACGACGAGGGCGAGGTCGTCGCCGTGTACGACGCGGACGGCGAGCGGACGACGAGGCGGCGCTACGTCGGCTGA
- a CDS encoding MFS transporter codes for MNWRYRHSVLTLCMLAFFVTYFARLAISPVVPLIIDDFGVSNTAVGVALSGMWFAYGLSQFPSGILADRYGERRVILVAVGGTTATSLLLAVVPVFPAFVLAAVLLGLAAGLHYAVATTLLSRTFDDLGTAVGIHSLGGPLAGLVAPVAATWVGFRYGWRPGVALAALVGVPIFALFARRVRPTEPRRPDQPMAERLRLAPLLELVGRREVLVPLAVATLGTYVAQGVISFLPTFLVELRGYSPAFAGGVFSAFFVVRAGAQVGLGRLSDRLGRDASIAAALLGGALGLGALVALSDLLRLPTAIGLPALPAVAGLGVAVFLAGLGSSFFSAIDPRFMDALGDAERGAGFGLIRTVYTVIGSAGSVGVGLVADLLGWAASFAVIAGMSGLAFLVISANAVVGGGR; via the coding sequence ATGAACTGGCGGTACCGCCACTCGGTGCTGACGCTGTGTATGCTCGCGTTCTTCGTGACGTACTTCGCCAGGCTGGCGATCAGCCCGGTCGTGCCCCTGATCATCGACGACTTCGGCGTGTCGAACACCGCGGTGGGGGTCGCGCTCTCCGGCATGTGGTTCGCCTACGGGCTCTCGCAGTTCCCGAGCGGCATCCTCGCCGACCGGTACGGCGAGCGCCGCGTGATCCTCGTCGCCGTGGGCGGGACGACCGCGACGAGCCTCCTGCTCGCCGTCGTGCCGGTCTTCCCCGCGTTCGTGCTGGCCGCGGTGCTGCTCGGGCTCGCGGCGGGGCTCCACTACGCGGTGGCGACCACGCTGCTCTCGCGGACGTTCGACGACCTCGGCACCGCGGTCGGGATCCACTCGCTCGGCGGGCCGCTCGCGGGGCTGGTCGCGCCGGTGGCCGCGACGTGGGTGGGGTTCCGCTACGGCTGGCGGCCAGGGGTCGCGCTGGCCGCGCTCGTCGGCGTCCCCATCTTCGCCCTGTTCGCGCGCCGCGTCCGTCCGACCGAGCCGCGGCGCCCGGACCAGCCGATGGCCGAGCGGCTCCGGCTCGCGCCGCTGCTCGAACTGGTCGGGCGCCGCGAGGTCCTCGTCCCGCTCGCGGTGGCGACGCTGGGGACGTACGTCGCGCAGGGCGTCATCTCCTTCCTCCCGACGTTCCTCGTCGAGCTCCGCGGGTACTCGCCCGCCTTCGCGGGCGGCGTCTTCTCGGCGTTCTTCGTCGTCCGCGCCGGCGCGCAGGTCGGGCTCGGGCGGCTCTCCGACCGGCTGGGCCGCGACGCGAGCATCGCCGCGGCCCTCCTCGGCGGGGCTCTCGGCCTCGGCGCGCTGGTCGCGCTCTCCGACCTCCTGCGGCTCCCGACCGCGATTGGGCTCCCCGCGCTCCCCGCGGTCGCGGGGCTCGGCGTCGCCGTCTTCCTCGCCGGCCTCGGGTCGAGCTTCTTCTCGGCCATCGACCCGCGCTTCATGGACGCGCTCGGCGACGCGGAGCGCGGCGCCGGGTTCGGCCTGATCCGGACCGTCTACACCGTCATCGGCTCGGCCGGCTCCGTCGGCGTCGGCCTCGTCGCGGACCTGCTCGGCTGGGCCGCGTCGTTCGCCGTCATCGCCGGCATGTCCGGGCTCGCGTTCCTCGTCATCTCCGCGAACGCGGTCGTCGGCGGGGGGCGGTGA